CATACTTTAATTTTGCAGAATTTTACCAAAAAACACTTTACTAAGATGACCAAATGTACCAAGAACAACTTTAccaacaaaacaaatatatcaaGAACCATGAATGAGATGGAACGACTAGGGTTCTATCAAAATACCATCTTTCGCAAATGGTCATAATACCTTCAACCTACTAGCAACTTCAAGTCCAAAACTTCAATCAACTAATCACTAGTTTCTTCTTctggaactacctataaaaaggtaaacaactaaaaagtaaacgAATACTTAGttaataaacttgcatacaaatatatatacgaaggaggtcaaaaacacaaaagactatcgcatgtagctAATGGTACCGTCATACCATCACTtacatactcacttttgcgctaacaaacacatacatggatccatacacgctaaacaataatcaaagaggttcttaggcctcatctcatgggattcttaggccccgtcTCAATATAACtatgggattcttaggcccgACCTTAAAATTAGGCCCTAACACtgaatcgattaccacacacggaatccaccatcatatggtaatcgacccaacgcacATATAAGTGTATGCAAATTTACTCACCTCATCCGCGACTAACAACAATCAAGATTGCCACAATAAttgcaaagctttcaacctagcaAATCAACacgatatttatttataatcttGGCTAACTCACTTAACCAAACTAtcaattcactagcattcctaccCACCCAAACTCATTCTATTTGAGTAGGCTCATTTTCAAGTCTCATTAACAAAGTTCAATCTTTCAAAATCATCCATCTCAACTAGCTATCATTTTgttaaaatctcattttaccaccatCATGTGGCTATTTCATTTCATTGCTACCAAATTCTTATTTTGACCATAGTGGCCACTAACAACTCAAATAAATAAGTTCATGCAATCCTATAATCATATATCAAGTTACAAACAATAAAATGGggaaatattaacaaaatcatcatccaacccaaaaatccccaaatttaATAGTTGtatgaaccctaattcttgAAACTAAAATCAAAACTTGGTTAGATGGATGCTTACCTTAGAGAAGTAATCTACTATAATGAAATTGAACAACTAGAATCAAGATTCTTTCTCCCTTCTTTCTTGGTGTGGTTCGACACCCACACACACACCCACACTCAAATATTCAATTCACTAGTTAATTAATTgtagtgattattattattttcggAGAATTTGATTGATTAAGATACATACACTTGAAGAGAATTAAAATCACACTTCTattctccccccccccccttttccTTCTTGAAATTGGCCCACACCCCACCACCAtacactttcaatttcaatctttCAGTTTAAAAGAATAATGgaaaattattgttattattactgTTGAATGATTCTAGAATTGGATTGAAGTTTGATTTAGACTAGAATTAAAAGAAGAATAATAAGAAGAAGTGACTGGGTGGGTGGTGAGTCACAAAAAGGATGGATGGGTGACACTTCTCTTGAATGTCACGCCCCTTTCTAATTTTTGTGGTTATTTTatccgctatccgctaaagttccaactaaattaaccccggatccaaaaattaaatactagaaaattattttaatgtcaaaactacaaaaagggattaatttatttatcttaaaaaaattggggtgttacaagtaATAACCATCAAGACGACTTTATAGGTTTTGGATCTTAATATCACGACCATAAGTATATGGGAAGGTTAAAACTTAGACAATATTACCCTTATTTAAGGCAGAGAGACTGCTTCTAGGttttattatttcatattaaaaaaatactccGACCTTATAAGGCATAAAGATAAAACTCTTGACCTATGTCTCTTGAGACAACTTGATCTAACCTTTTCAGTGATGGGATAAGACTAGTTAATTAAGGAGTATTTGGCATTGTTTGTTGGTTTATAAGcgatctatttttttaattactggTATTAAATAAGTAGGTAATTTGTTTGATATTGCTTATCTAGATAAAAAAGAACCTCCGACCTTATTATGCATTGGATAGAACTTTTGAGCTTTGTTTGTGGAGAAAACTTAGATCCAACCTTTATAGTGATGGGTAAGACTAGTTAATTAAGTTAAGGAGTGTTTGGCATTGTTTGTTGGTTTATAAGcgatctattttttttaattattattaaataagcAGGTAATTTGTTTGATACTTCTTATCTagataaaaaaatcaaacaataaGCAGAAAATTATACAATCCAAATGGCCAAACACTCGGTAGTTAGCTAAATACAAAATACAAGCTATCCGCTCTATAAATACCTTCATTGCCTCATTATTCGTCTTTGCAACTATTGAATCAAAGATCtattataaaatgaatagatATACTTCAAGTCTGAAGGAGCATGAATAATAATTTGAGGTCGAATTGATGGTATATATATgcttactttttatttttattttcaaaaccgaATGACTTTTAATATTTGTTCTTAGCCCATGATATGCATGGTAATAATAGGAATAAATTTAGGTTATACTACTACAAGCTTTTATTTGTCTCATGGTAAACTGAAAAGGAAacacttatatatattgaaGCTATATGATACGCTAATTATAACTTTTCATTACATTCTTAACAgatataattgatatattaattcTAGCTAGGTTGGAGTGACAGTTTGATTTTCAGATTGCTAGCTAGGCAAAATGGAGTACTACCAGCTTATCGGGTTTAATATACTTTTAGTCCTTTGGGTCTATTGGGCTATTCAACGTCGCCGTCGCTACCTCTCGAGCAAGGCGAGGTCGCTACCACCTGGGCCAACACCCTGGCCGGTGGTCGGAAACATTTTTCAACTAGGCTTTGTAAAGATACCCCATGAGTCATTTGCACAACTAGCCCGTGTACATGGCCCCCACGTCATGACCCTTTGGCTAGGGTCAATGTGTACGGTGGTGATCTCGTCCAACGAGGCGGCACGTGAGATGTTCAAGAACCACGATATGGACCTTGCAGGTCGAAAAGTCTATGAGTGCATGAAAGGAGACTATGGAGACGAAGTAGGGTCGATGATAACAGCACAATATGGACCAAACTGGCGACTGTTGAGAAAACTCAGTACAACTGAGTTTTTCTTAAACAGTCGTCTTGATGCCACTTCTAGCATCCGTACTAGATGCATTGACAAATTGGTGCAATCTATACAGGATGCTAGTGGAAATGGTGCAAATCAAATCGATGTCGGTAGGTTTTTTTTCTTGATGGCATTCAATTTGATAGGAAATTTGATGTTTTCAAGGGATCTTTTGGATTCAAAGTCGAAGAAAGGAGCAGAATTTTTCTACCATGCAGGAAAGGTAATGGAATACGCCGGAAAACCTAACGTAGCTGATTTTATGCCCTTTTTGAGGTGGCTTGATCCACAAGGCATTAGAAAAAACATGCAAAATCATATACGAGAAGCTTTTCGTATAGCCGGAGGATTTATCAAGGAAAGATTGGACGAGGAGTCAGTGGATAAAAGAAACAAAGATTACTTAGATGTGCTCTTGGAGTATCGCGGTGATGGCATTGAAGGACCCTCTAAGTTCTCTTCAACAAGCATCAATATTATCGTCTTTGTAAGTCTCTCTACCAATATGAGTAAAACTATTGTATTGAATGCTCACTATAATTAAACAAACTACTAGTGTTCCTTTTAATGTCCAGATATCATAGTTAAGTGTATAGATAGTTTAATTATATCATCTTGAAAGTGTTTTGAGATGATCATGTTTTGGTGTTTAAGATATGATTAAGAAAGTAGGTCATACTAAGAGCATTAGGTATGGTTCCAATACacaaaaccaaccaaaacaTACAACTCTATATCAACTTTCACTATTTTATTTGATCTTAGggcagttatatatatatggaacaaATTAACAGATATATATtcccacacacacatacaatacaaaaacaaaaattataaaattataaagagTCGATCGTCTATAAGAAAACTTATGTCGAACTCTGTGTTACGTTATAACAAAAGGGAGGCGGGATATATGGAAAGGGGAAATGTAAGGTTAGCTCATTAATTTGATAGAGACTTTTGCTTCTTGAGTTAGAAATTAAGATTCTTGAGTTAGAAATTAAGATTCAATTTTTGACATGAGGTAATTTATTTCTATGACTAAGAAAAGAGTTGACGTTAatgtaataatatttaatatttttattaaataaaaaccacGTTACATCTGAATAATGGGTAAGCGAGCAATAAGCTGCGCCACTATTCCTTTTTGAATCGAAAAACATGTTCTATAGATTACAAATCATTGGTTCCTCAGACTTTATGAGTCTTTGTAGACCACCTTTTGCACCCGCTCTAAAAACCCAACCCCCTTAGGGCTGAGGGATCTAAATGTGTTGAAAGCAAACATAATGAAAACTTGTTGATACTCTAAACATATATGTTACCTCGTGTTTAGCAACCTTCCTAGCTTCTGCCTTCAAAACTGCCTGCCGGAACGAAACCACTGTCCCGCAGCCCCACCAATGGGGATACCCCGGTGAGGTTGAAAAACATCTCTGATCATATATTGGTTCGAATACGTACGGTACTACCCGCTCAACGTTAACTGgttacaaaaatataacaaagTTATATAATGTCTTCTTCCTAAATGGATATGATGCATGCATGCGATTGGTTAAAAGGTGTTATATTATAATTCGTTTGTCCGTATAGATTTCTAGATCAATAATGGGATGATCACATTCACTGATGacaattgtttgtttttattcattaatttatatattggctgacattttttattgtatcttgtcgatctttttaattaactattCTAATACAACGTGATGGtatattataatatcataatatcaCATGCAACAAACAACTTGTAAATAATTCAATCTTGCTGTAGGGTTAGTTCTTTTGTATTTGAACTAAGAAAATTATTAATCATTTGACATGTAAGCTTGATCGATACTCCTTCT
This genomic interval from Erigeron canadensis isolate Cc75 unplaced genomic scaffold, C_canadensis_v1 Conyza_canadensis_unscaffolded:19, whole genome shotgun sequence contains the following:
- the LOC122584266 gene encoding iridoid oxidase-like; translated protein: MEYYQLIGFNILLVLWVYWAIQRRRRYLSSKARSLPPGPTPWPVVGNIFQLGFVKIPHESFAQLARVHGPHVMTLWLGSMCTVVISSNEAAREMFKNHDMDLAGRKVYECMKGDYGDEVGSMITAQYGPNWRLLRKLSTTEFFLNSRLDATSSIRTRCIDKLVQSIQDASGNGANQIDVGRFFFLMAFNLIGNLMFSRDLLDSKSKKGAEFFYHAGKVMEYAGKPNVADFMPFLRWLDPQGIRKNMQNHIREAFRIAGGFIKERLDEESVDKRNKDYLDVLLEYRGDGIEGPSKFSSTSINIIVFEMFTAGTDTTTSTLEWAMAELLHNPHIYKKLQAELQTTIRHDEKIEEKHIDRLPYLKAVIKETLRLHPPLPFLVPHKAMQSCEMLGFTIPKETQVLVNVWAIGRDPKTWKDPSKFDPDRFLEHNYKMLDYKGQHFEFIPFGSGRRMCPAIPLASRVLPMALGTLLHKFEWVLGDGVNAKDMDMNERIGITLRKAVPLMAIPVPYY